The following are encoded together in the Drosophila sechellia strain sech25 chromosome 3R, ASM438219v1, whole genome shotgun sequence genome:
- the LOC116801725 gene encoding uncharacterized protein LOC116801725 produces the protein MFNIKLIILVALTISMVQSCSVEEPEEVQCGCRCGKQQCLSCGSKSCGCGCKPCRCASSWGCGCKE, from the coding sequence ATGTTCAATATAAAGTTAATCATCCTGGTTGCCCTGACCATCTCCATGGTCCAGAGCTGTTCCGTTGAAGAGCCGGAAGAGGTCCAGTGCGGGTGTAGGTGTGGCAAGCAGCAGTGCCTCTCGTGCGGATCCAAATCCTGCGGATGTGGCTGCAAGCCCTGTCGATGTGCTTCCTCCTGGGGGTGTGGCTGCAAGGAATAA
- the LOC6616724 gene encoding glycine-rich protein 23: protein MVKISCSLVVLLSLCAYSYAQYEYPQQRPSPGTGAQSTGGQVDNRILGNLLGGGGGLLGGGGGGGGLFGNLLGGLLGGNRPQPQPYPVPVPAYGGGFGGGYPIGGGGYAGGLPGGYPGGFGGGFGGGYGNPYGGYYG from the exons ATGGTCAAGATTAGCTGTTCG CTGGTGGTGCTCCTTTCTCTTTGCGCTTATTCATACGCTCAATATGAGTATCCACAGCAGCGTCCTTCGCCGGGAACTGGAGCTCAGTCTACTGGTGGGCAAGTAGACAATCGTATCCTTGGAAATCTTCTCGGTGGCGGAGGTGGACTCCTtggaggcggcggtggcggtggaggACTCTTCGGAAATTTGTTGGGCGGTCTTTTGGGTGGCAATCGTCCGCAACCACAGCCCTACCCAGTGCCAGTTCCCGCATATGGGGGCGGATTTGGCGGTGGATACCCAATTGGAGGAGGCGGATATGCTGGCGGTCTTCCTGGTGGTTATCCAGGTGGCTTTGGCGGCGGCTTCGGTGGCGGCTATGGCAATCCATACGGTGGATATTATGGCTAA
- the LOC6616732 gene encoding adenosine 3'-phospho 5'-phosphosulfate transporter 1: protein MYAYKMSRVPELVICSFIVVSLLVIHFFSDLLRASLGGYYNQDVTLSQLVESQSPDYAWFLKLLVNCFGYSCVFVPGYLIYKYVGRINYLERGNKTFLHKAINMCITGNSGYDQLDAGSSTADKDRPAASTAPKRTSSQEAVQLLWCFGGLMISYLTWGVLQEKIMTQNYLNFNGESAKFKDSQFLVFSNRFLAFLVALAYLQWQPSSVRHRAPLYKYSYASFSNIMSAWFQYEALKFVNFPTQVLAKSCKIIPVMLMGKIMSKAKYESYEYVTALLISLGMIFFMSGSSDSSKASGVTTLTGIFLLSMYMVFDSFTANWQGSLFKGYGMTPLQMMCGVNLFSSIFTGASLSMQGGFMDSLAFATEHPKFVFDMVVLSVCSAVGQLFIYHTIDVFGPVVFTIIMTLRQAVAIMLSCFIYQHSISLLGIFGVLIVFVAIFLRVYCTQRLRAIRKRAEANKPKMAV from the exons ATGTACGCCTATAAGATGAGTCGGGTTCCAGAGCTTGTTATATG CTCCTTCATTGTGGTCAGCCTGCTGGTCATACACTTCTTCTCGGATCTGCTGAGAGCCTCCCTAGGCGGCTACTACAACCAGGATGTTACACTTTCCCAGCTGGTAGAGTCGCAGAGCCCCGACTACGCATGGTTCCTTAAGCTGCTTGTCAATTGCTTTGGTTATAGCTGCGTCTTTGTGCCGGGTTACTTGATCTACAAATATGTCGGCAGGATTAACTATCTGGAAAGGGGTAACAAGACGTTCCTGCACAAGGCTATCAATATGTGTATCACGGGTAACTCGGGATACGATCAGTTGGATGCAGGGAGCAGCACCGCGGATAAGGATCGTCCGGCAGCCTCTACGGCACCCAAGCGAACGAGTTCCCAAGAAGCCGTGCAGCTATTATGGTGCTTTGGCGGCCTGATGATCTCCTATCTTACCTGGGGTGTGCTGCAGGAGAAGATAATGACGCAAAACTATCTCAACTTCAATGGAGAAAGTGCCAAGTTTAAGGACTCTCAGTTCCTAGTGTTTTCCAATCGTTTTCTGGCCTTTCTCGTGGCGCTGGCCTATCTACAATGGCAGCCCTCATCTGTGCGACACCGTGCACCTCTGTACAAATACTCCTATGCCTCCTTCTCGAACATAATGAGCGCATGGTTCCAGTATGAAGCCCTGAAGTTTGTCAACTTTCCCACCCAGGTGCTGGCCAAGTCGTGCAAGATTATACCCGTGATGCTGATGGGCAAAATCATGTCTAAGGCAAAGTACGAGAGTTACGAGTATGTGACGGCCCTGCTTATATCGTTGGGCATGATCTTCTTCATGAGCGGCTCCTCGGACAGCAGCAAGGCCAGCGGAGTGACCACGCTCACTGGCATTTTCCTGCTCTCCATGTACATGGTCTTCGACAGCTTTACTGCCAATTGGCAGGGATCGCTCTTCAAGGGCTACGGCATGACTCCGTTGCAGATGATGTGCGGCGTCAACCTGTTTTCCTCCATCTTCACTGGAGCCTCGCTGTCTATGCAGGGAGGATTCATGGACTCCTTGGCATTTGCTACAGag CATCCTAAGTTTGTGTTTGATATGGTTGTGCTTTCCGTTTGCTCAGCGGTCGGCCAATTGTTTATCTATCACACAATTGATGTCTTCGGCCCAGTTGTGTTTACGATAATAATGACACTGCGTCAG GCGGTGGCCATCATGCTCTCCTGCTTCATCTACCAGCACAGCATATCGCTGTTGGGCATCTTCGGTGTTCTGATCGTTTTCGTGGCCATCTTCCTGAGGGTCTACTGCACCCAGCGATTGAGGGCCATTCGGAAGCGGGCCGAGGCCAACAAACCCAAAATGGCTGTCTAA
- the LOC6616734 gene encoding salivary glue protein Sgs-5, with protein MFNIKLLLLLLAVSRFHHGQAVQETKTEEIPETEPETESEVKISTDSTPTTGVSSKCNIYYRNYQWVLQDCVCRCFQNECLMQIESDQRKKEGRSPFVPVTEELCRSFISRKCSVGFPVVAEFPIPAPCGCNRKPGSIATERFYSLCHLLKFSAENRKPFLTYSYCWPF; from the exons ATGTTCAATATTAAAttgctgcttttgttgttggccgTTTCAAGGTTCCACCATGGACAAGCCGTCCAGGAGACGAAAACCGAGGAAATACCAGAAACAGAACCTGAAACTGAGTCCGAAGTAAAGATCTCCACGGATTCTACACCAACAACGGGCGTCTCAAGTAAATGCAATATTTACTATAGGAACTACCAATGGGTTCTTCAGGATTGTGTCTGCCGTTGTTTCCAAAACGAATGCCTTATGCAAATCGAGAGCGATCAGCGCAAAAAGGAGGGTAGATCCC CATTTGTGCCCGTTACGGAGGAACTCTGCCGTTCCTTCATCAGCAGAAAGTGTAGCGTGGGCTTCCCCGTGGTTGCTGAATTCCCCATTCCGGCTCCCTGTGGCTGCAATCGAAAGCCAGGATCAATTGCCACCGAAAGATTCTACAGTTTGTGCCACCTGCTGAAGTTCTCAGCGGAGAACAGGAAAC CATTCCTGACTTATTCTTATTGTTGGCCCTTCTAA
- the LOC6616715 gene encoding uncharacterized protein LOC6616715 — protein MDFTYCEFPSTVSIDTFKAYFNLTDVKLPKVGDKSVDTIHIPSEDQEDQTNQAKSLRHLVLNAIVENWSELPLYRQLGRREDRNYLLSHLDAQLPLQLLSAHIREDFFWQRCYGHRWRSAPLQARGRERPWINIYMERHVQEFIENMPTGDYEQDGNVQVVLDICAAYINQLEISFLQPAPPTTDANDHIPLDYLLSNLPDLRQLRLSYSTKTVGCNYQMGCNQLTVRDILHLTKGLSQCHELRKFCLHNTKLMPYQLRFLAHSLDKGCHHLTEMSLLHCAVGDAGIRCFLETCGKESFGTLTVLDLTNNKITEEGAYILSRTLRHVPLEKLVLRLNPIQSDGAAAIFNTLQVMPIKELDLGTCGITETITKLFMMLICQHTSLLEIDLSNNSLGEDFGKHLMKIISCNKVLERLDLRNTGLSLDMRRKFQDFLLKNVDRKKHEALKQKQRDKFKAMMQL, from the exons ATGGATTTCACGTACTGCGAATTCCCCAGCACCGTTTCCATTGACACCTTCAAGGCCTATTTCAATCTCACCGATGTCAAGTTGCCCAAAGTCGGCGATAAATCAGTGGACACAATCCATATCCCCAGCGAAGACCAGGAGGACCAGACCAATCAAGCGAAAAGTCTGCGACATCTTGTTCTCAATGCCATCGTCGAGAATTGGAGTG AGTTGCCGCTGTACCGGCAGCTGGGCCGTCGCGAGGACCGCAACTACCTCCTTAGCCATCTGGACGCGCagctgccgctgcagctgctcaGCGCCCACATCCGCGAGGACTTCTTCTGGCAGCGCTGCTACGGCCACCGTTGGAGGAGCGCCCCACTTCAGGCGCGGGGCAGGGAGCGGCCCTGGATCAACATCTACATGGAGCGACATGTGCAGGAGTTTATTGAAAACATGCCGACGGGCGACTATGAGCAGGATGGCAACGTTCAGGTCGTCCTGGACATCTGTGCGGCGTACATAAATCAGTTGGAGATAAGTTTCCTTCAACCCGCTCCGCCCACAACCGATGCAAATG ATCACATTCCGCTTGATTACCTACTGAGCAATCTGCCGGATTTACGCCAACTGCGGCTGAGCTACAGCACCAAGACGGTGGGTTGCAATTACCAAATGGGCTGCAACCAACTGACTGTCAGGGATATTCTACACTTGACCAAGGGACTCAGTCAGTGCCACGAGTTGCGGAAGTTCTG CCTGCACAACACGAAGTTAATGCCATATCAGTTACGATTTCTGGCGCACAGTTTGGATAAAGGATGTCACCATCTGACCGAGATGTCCTTGCTGCACTGTGCAGTGGGAGATGCGGGAATACGCTGCTTCTTGGAGACGTGCGGCAAGGAGTCCTTCGGCACTCTCACTGTCCTCGATTTGACCAATAACAAGATCA CTGAAGAAGGGGCTTACATTCTTAGTCGCACCCTGCGTCATGTTCCCCTCGAGAAACTGGTGCTTCGCTTGAATCCCATTCAAAGTGACGGAGCTGCGGCCATCTTCAACACACTTCAAGTCATGCCCATCAAGGAGTTGGACCTGGGAACTTGTGGAATTACAGAAACGATTACCAAACTGTTTATGATGCTGATTTGCCAACACACGAGCCTGCTGGAAATAGATTTGTCTAATAATTCCTTGGGAGAAGACTTTGGCAAGCACTTGATGAAAATCATTAGCTGCAACAAGGTCCTTGAGAGGTTGGACCTTCGAAATACAGGTTTATCGTTAGATATGCGTAGAAAATTTCAAGATTTTCTGCTTAAAAATGTGGATCGTAAGAAGCACGAGGCCTTGAAGCAAAAGCAGCGTGATAAGTTTAAGGCCATGATGCAGCTGTAA
- the LOC6616716 gene encoding attacin-A, whose amino-acid sequence MECQASGNPKTGQATAQCGVRVGDDLANARAGVFASTPGAGGPVTKGVYGAVNANGHGLSLQHGHIEGVGSTTTAAAQANLLQSNNAALNATAFHSHSRSHDQFGGGLNLQTGTGHQAAVGVTRVPQFGMTAVQASGTANLYTSPSGNLNLNATGSANHHLRGPMRGKSDFGTGVNLRYNF is encoded by the exons ATGGAATGTCAGGCTTCAGGAAACCCAAAGACCGGACAGGCAACAGCCCAATGCGGAGTTAGGGTCGGTGATGATCTTGCCAATGCTCGAGCCGGAGTATTCGCCTCCACTCCAGGCGCTGGTGGTCCAGTTACCAAGGGAGTTTATGGAGCGGTCAACGC CAATGGCCATGGTCTCTCGCTGCAGCATGGCCACATCGAGGGCGTGGGCAGCACTACCACTGCCGCAGCCCAAGCCAATCTCCTCCAGAGCAATAACGCCGCTCTGAATGCCACTGCCTTTCACAGTCATAGCCGATCGCACGATCAGTTTGGTGGAGGACTCAATTTGCAAACTGGAACGGGTCACCAGGCGGCAGTTGGGGTCACTAGGGTTCCTCAGTTCGGTATGACCGCCGTCCAGGCTTCTGGCACTGCCAATCTGTATACCTCTCCAAGTGGCAATCTCAACCTCAACGCCACCGGAAGTGCCAATCATCACCTCAGGGGACCGATGCGCGGCAAGTCCGATTTCGGCACCGGAGTTAACTTGcgatataatttttaa
- the LOC6616731 gene encoding uncharacterized protein LOC6616731 — protein sequence MKLFLLLLLGALGYTLAYPRTYSYEYPRRRAYSTSYSGNSYSSSLASRKAREESTTSKSDKENAKFAGASNQELDESGDERTLLLKKKLKRLARPYLGGYGGYGGYGGYGGYGGYGGGPCSPFGRDTRGGQNQKDPAEQGRFLFDVNVIKVYPGGCRGYGGGGLGGGLLSDPLPPVQPIPVPVRPYAPFATWLSLFAPGILNSAVVPGVPVRDPLRDPVRPGDAQSDPEVDPNYAAPPPVRRPVPNRVYYDSAGAPPVTPAQLVGGVATTVNGIIQQLTGQVQPVYQTGGYRSRDQRSSYG from the exons ATGAAACTGTTCCTTCTACTCCTTCTGGGAGCCTTGGGCTATACGTTGGCCTATCCGCGCACCTATAGTTACGAGTATCCCCGCCGAAGGGCTTACTCCACATCGTATTCCGGGAATTCGTATAGCTCCTCCTTGGCCAGTCGGAAGGCCAGGGAAGAAAGTACCACCAGCAAATCGGACAAGGAGAATGCCAAGTTTGCCGGCGCTTCCAATCAGGAGTTGGATGAATCCGGCGACGAACGCACACTGCTGCTTAAAAAGAAGCTCAAGAGGTTGGCCAGGCCCTACCTAGGAGGATATGGCGGATATGGTGGATACGGTGGATATGGCGGATATGGAGGATACGGCGGTGGTCCCTGCTCCCCGTTTGGTCGCGATACTCGAGGTGGTCAGAATCAGAAGGATCCCGCTGAACAGGGTCGCTTTCTGTTCGACGTGAATGTGATCAAAGTCTATCCAGGCGGATGTCGCGGCTATGGAGGCGGTGGTTTGGGTGGAGGTCTTCTGTCGGATCCTCTCCCACCTGTACAACCCATTCCAGTGCCAGTGCGTCCGTACGCTCCATTTGCCACCTGGCTGTCGCTCTTTGCTCCGGGAATTCTGAACTCGGCCGTGGTGCCTGGTGTTCCAGTCAGAGATCCTCTGAGAGATCCAGTTCGTCCTGGTGATGCGCAGAGCGATCCCGAAGTGGATCCCAACTATGCGGCACCACCGCCAGTGAGGCGGCCTGTTCCAAATCGTGTGTACTATGACTCTGCGGGAGCG CCTCCTGTGACACCTGCTCAACTAGTTGGAGGTGTGGCCACCACAGTGAACGGAATCATTCAGCAGTTGACTGGACAAGTGCAGCCAGTTTACCAAACGGGAGGCTATCGGTCAAGGGATCAACGAAGCAGCTACGGATAA
- the LOC6616720 gene encoding postacrosomal sheath WW domain-binding protein, with translation MTVLQILFLLILVNSNGSQKTDLDADEDPDHSGPEPIDGRSFFFLGTLFRRWRNRWMAYHNPDPIFAGPAYPISGYYNCPVYGCNPAAIGPQPGYYATPAGFYTMPLNQQQAQGNSNVYIYQSDQNSATSVSPMGYGYLSGASPIRPAPPFTPPPPGMPPPSSVGSVQASAGGYSGPGAGSGQRPGPFPIPLPQLG, from the coding sequence ATGACAGTGCTCcagattttatttttgctgATCCTGGTCAACAGCAATGGATCTCAGAAAACCGACTTGGATGCGGATGAGGACCCAGATCATTCAGGACCAGAACCCATCGATGGACGATCGTTTTTCTTTCTGGGCACTTTGTTTCGTCGCTGGCGTAACCGCTGGATGGCCTATCACAATCCGGATCCCATATTCGCCGGCCCCGCCTATCCCATATCTGGTTATTACAATTGTCCTGTATATGGCTGCAACCCGGCGGCTATTGGTCCTCAACCAGGTTACTACGCTACACCTGCAGGATTTTACACCATGCCTCTGAATCAGCAGCAGGCTCAGGGGAACAGCAATGTCTATATCTATCAAAGTGATCAAAATTCCGCGACGTCTGTAAGTCCCATGGGCTATGGTTATCTGAGTGGGGCTTCGCCGATACGACCAGCTCCGCCTTTCACTCCACCACCACCTGGTATGCCGCCGCCCTCATCCGTTGGATCGGTACAGGCCAGCGCAGGTGGGTATTCTGGACCAGGAGCAGGATCTGGACAACGGCCAGGACCGTTTCCAATACCCTTACCCCAGTTGGGATGA
- the LOC6616730 gene encoding pupal cuticle protein Edg-91: protein MALVRVSCMLALSLIAGQGRAAPVKAEGRTLGLLGGGFGGSVGLSAGIGVGGGLYSGFGGGGYPGGYASGYPGGYGGGYSGYNGYGGSGFGGGYYPGGGYGFGYRPHHHGGYYPGGGSYYNQGGSYGGHYSQSQYSNGYYGGGGYGGNGFFGK from the exons ATGGCTCTGGTTCGCGTGAGTTGT ATGTTGGCCCTTTCGCTGATTGCCGGTCAAGGTCGGGCGGCGCCGGTCAAGGCCGAAGGTCGCACCTTGGGCCTTCTGGGCGGTGGATTTGGTGGCAGTGTGGGCCTTAGTGCCGGCATcggagtgggtggtggcctGTACAGCGGTTTCGGAGGCGGAGGCTATCCTGGTGGCTATGCCAGTGGCTACCCAGGCGGCTATGGAGGTGGCTACTCAGGCTATAACGGCTACGGAGGCAGTGGATTTGGAGGTGGCTACTATCCAGGAGGAGGTTACGGCTTTGGATACAGGCCGCATCACCACGGAGGATACTACCCGGGCGGTGGATCGTACTACAATCAGGGCGGATCTTATGGCGGCCACTACAGTCAGTCGCAGTACTCGAATGGATACTACGGAGGTGGTGGCTATGGAGGCAATGGCTTCTTTGGAAAGTAA
- the LOC6616725 gene encoding protein FAM98B: MRQNKITIFGLALLLCFALAHSHGFGGKLGGGYAPVYNNFVPYPVAQPIPVAQPVPVPVAIPQPIPVPVPQPVVIPIKHGWKGGLGLGGFGGGYGGGFGGYQNFASASSFSSASSFGGGYGGLGGGIFRRR; the protein is encoded by the exons ATGAGGCAAAACAAG ATAACGATATTCGGTCTGGCCCTGCTGCTTTGCTTTGCGCTTGCACACTCACATGGTTTTGGTGGAAAGCTTGGAGGAGGCTACGCCCCTGTCTACAACAACTTTGTCCCATATCCAGTTGCCCAACCAATCCCAGTGGCCCAACCTGTTCCAGTTCCCGTGGCTATTCCTCAACCAATTCCAGTCCCAGTCCCGCAACCAGTAGTTATTCCCATCAAACACGGATGGAAGGGCGGTCTAGGTCTAGGTGGATTTGGCGGAGGTTATGGCGGCGGTTTCGGAGGCTACCAGAACTTTGCCTCTGCCTCCTCTTTTAGCTCTGCCAGTTCATTTGGCGGCGGCTATGGCGGATTGGGCGGTGGCATCTTTAGGAGGCGCTGA
- the LOC6616729 gene encoding pupal cuticle protein Edg-91, translating to MNHSARTKSLIWNLLKSLQYLSLSFLLCCLVAGALSAPQFGYGFAPYGGYGGYGGSYASASASAAASSSAGGYQGFGYPGYGGYGGFGGGYGGGYRQQYNQFSNYNNYGSSGYYGGYPFGR from the exons ATGAACCACA GTGCTCGGACTAAATCGTTAATCTGGAATCTTTTGAAATCTTTGCAGTACCTTTCATTGTCTTTCCTGTTGTGCTGCCTGGTGGCCGGAGCTTTGAGTGCCCCCCAGTTTGGATATGGATTCGCACCATATGGAGGATACGGAGGATATGGAGGAAGCTATGCCTCCGCCTCTGCCAGTGCCGCAGCGAGCAGCAGTGCGGGAGGATATCAAGGATTCGGATACCCAGGATACGGGGGATATGGAGGATTTGGCGGAGGATACGGTGGAGGCTATCGGCAGCAGTACAACCAGTTcagcaactacaacaactACGGATCTTCTGGCTACTACGGCGGTTACCCATTCGGCAGATGA
- the LOC6616728 gene encoding keratin-3, type I cytoskeletal 51 kDa, translated as MQIIHTPLLLFLGICFLINLDESSAGKVKLLAFKGPHAGFVGLKVRTPKLLGLKSGLVGGAAGFGLGAAVGAKLGAGLAGLKSHAGGLAGGVGGGYGGGYGGGYGGGYGGGYGGGYGGGYGGGYGRSSGYEHHEYHESHHSEGSSYGGGGGQW; from the exons atgcaaataatt CATACACCTTTATTACTTTTCCTGGGAATTTGTTTTCTCATCAACCTGGATGAATCGTCTGCTGGAAAAGTTAAGTTACTAGCCTTTAAGGGACCCCATGCCGGATTTGTGGGTCTCAAGGTTCGCACTCCCAAGTTGCTGGGCCTAAAAAGCGGATTGGTGGGTGGAGCAGCCGGATTTGGACTCGGTGCGGCGGTTGGCGCTAAATTGGGCGCAGGATTAGCCGGATTAAAAAGCCATGCTGGAGGTCTGGCAGGTGGTGTTGGAGGAGGCTATGGAGGAGGATATGGCGGAGGATATGGCGGAGGATACGGCGGAGGATACGGTGGAGGATATGGCGGAGGATATGGCGGAGGATACGGAAGGAGCAGCGGATACGAACACCATGAGTACCACGAAAGCCACCACAGTGAAGGATCCAGTTACGGTGGTGGGGGCGGCCAGTGGTAA
- the LOC6616735 gene encoding salivary glue protein Sgs-5, with protein sequence MFNIILLATLLVGVAQATIIIKPQNPVEETTKCQIYWREHAWALEDCVCRVFQNGCLLSEESDRREKAGKTPLVPVTEQVCQKFIKRKCFLGWPVLAKFPIPSPCGCNGKQGSLEIKKFLNLCELQKYAAECNKPYISYSKC encoded by the exons ATGTTCAATATTATCCTTCTGGCAACACTCCTAGTGGGCGTGGCTCAGGCCACAATCATCATTAAGCCCCAAAATCCCGTGGAGGAGACTACCAAGTGCCAGATCTACTGGCGCGAACACGCCTGGGCTCTCGAAGATTGTGTGTGCCGGGTCTTCCAGAACGGCTGTCTTCTGAGCGAGGAGAGCGATCGGCGGGAAAAGGCTGGAAAAACCC ctcTGGTTCCGGTCACCGAACAGGTGTGCCAGAAGTTCATCAAGCGCAAGTGCTTCCTTGGATGGCCTGTGCTGGCCAAGTTCCCGATTCCATCGCCATGCGGATGCAATGGCAAGCAGGGCAGTCTGGAAATAAAGAAGTTTTTGAATCTGTGCGAACTGCAAAAGTACGCAGCTGAATGCAACAAAC CCTACATCAGCTACTCGAAGTGTTAA